In Rhodococcus pseudokoreensis, the DNA window CGGCGCCGGCATCAGAACCGAGGCGACGACAACGGGCGCCGGTCCCGAATGCGGATCCATGAACGACAGTCATGGCAGGGGGCGCTGACCGCTCTCGATTCGTTGCTTCCGCACCTTGAATTCGGCCTCCGAAATCTCTGCCAATCCCGGCACCGTAGGACCGGCCCATCCGCCGTCGACGGTGGTCGGACAGAATCCAACGGCGAAGCTCGCCGGCTCATCCTCGAGCCCCACCCAATCCACCAGTATGTGTTGCAGCGTCGGGTCGGTGATTCGCCCTGGATGACCGTGAAATAACAGAGCAGGTCGCGCCGCCGGATTGAGAATGTCGCGGTCGGTGTCCTGCCCTCTAAAGGCCACCGGAGCACCGCGCTGTATCCGATTCGTCGCCATCGCCTCCTCGTCCCGCTCCACTCAATCAGTATCCGTGTCGCGCGAGCCGTGAGGCGAAGGATCGCCCAATGGAATGGACGGGTATGGCCGACCGCCCTGTCGGAAGCGATTGATTGACAGTCACCGATAGCGGATCGGCTATTGGCCGCTCAGGCGACGTCGACGTTCTATTTCAACGCGGCGCGAGCACCTATCGCGGTCAAGAGTTCCACCCCCGGTCAAGGGCTGACTGGCTGCGATCAGGATCCGGTGGCGAGATCAGGACCAAGTCCGATTCGAGCCAGGTCCGCATTACTCGATTACGCCATCCTGGTGTGTCGTTCGACGGAGCCGACTTCAGTGCATCAAGTGGTGCGAGCAGGGATCGCAGGTATATACGCACAATCAGTGCGACGCCCATCATGTCCAGCGATGTGTACCGCGGCACCGGGATCTGCACTAGATAATTGAGCGGTGGTGTGTCCGGTTCGTCCCAACCAAACTTCACCAACACGGTTCCGTCCAAGACTGCCAGATCAATCAGGCGGAACCACCGCCACGATTCCGCGTCGTAGTAGGGCCTGCCCGGCGCCGAACTCGGCTCGTGATCCACGGTGTACGGATGCCACCCGGATGTGTCGGACGGATCTCCGCCCGGGACGCCGGCCACCGGGTCGTCAACGCGCTCTACCTCCCGCAGTAGAACCGACCTGACTGCGGCAAGTAGGTCGCTCTCCGGAGGTGGGGACGTGCTTGCATCGGTCACAGTTCCATTGTTGCAATCTCGACCAATCCTCTGTCGAGGACGGACACATCGTTCCGAGCACCAATCAGGGATCCATGAACGACAGTCATGGCAGGGGGCGCTGACCGCTCTCGATTCGTTGCTTCCGCACCTTGAATTCGGCCTCCGAAATCTCTGCCAATCCCGGCACCGTAGGACCGGCCCATCCGCCGTCGACGGTGGTCGGACAGAATCCAACGGCGAAGCTCGCCGGCTCATCCTCGAGCCCCACCCAATCCACCAGTATGTGTTGCAGCGTCGGGTCGGTGATTCGCCCTGGATGACCGTGAAATAACAGAGCAGGTCGCGCCGCCGGATTGAGAATGTCGCGGTCGGTGTCCTGCCCTCTAAAGGCCACCGGAGCACCGCGCTGTATCCGATTCGTCGCCATCGCCTCCTCGTCCCGCTCCACTCAATCAGTATCCGTGTCGCGCGAGCCGTGAGGCGAAGGATCGCCCAATGGAATGGACGGGTATGGCCGACCGCCCTGTCGGAAGCGATTGATTGACAGTCACCGATAGCGGATCGGCTATTGGCCGCTCAGGCGACGTCGACGTTCTATTTCAACGCGGCGCGAGCACCTATCGCGGTCAAGAGTTCCACCCCCGGTCAAGGGCTGACTGGCTGCGATCAGGATCCGGTGGCGAGATCAGGACCAAGTCCGATTCGAGCCAGGTCCGCATTACTCGATTACGCCATCCTGGTGTGTCGTTCGACGGAGCCGACTTCAGTGCATCAAGTGGTGCGAGCAGGGATCGCAGGTATATACGCACAATCAGTGCGACGCCCATCATGTCCAGCGATGTGTACCGCGGCACCGGGATCTGCACTAGATAATTGAGCGGTGGTGTGTCCGGTTCGTCCCAACCAAACTTCACCAACACGGTTCCGTCCAAGACTGCCAGATCAATCAGGCGGAACCACCGCCACGATTCCGCGTCGTAGTAGGGCCTGCCCGGCGCCGAACTCGGCTCGTGATCCACGGTGTACGGATGCCACCCGGATGTGTCGGACGGATCTCCGCCCGGGACGCCGGCCACCGGGTCGTCAACGCGCTCTACCTCCCGCAGTAGAACCGACCTGACTGCGGCAAGTAGGTCGCTCTCCGGAGGTGGGGACGTGCTTGCATCGGTCACAGTTCCATTGTTGCAATCTCGACCAATCCTCTGTCGAGGACGGACACATCGTTCCGAGCACCAATCAGGGATCCTTCAGCGGCATCACCGGACTGAATCGTGGCACCCTTCCTGAGGAGCGGAAAATGGGAGACAGGAACCGACGCATGCGGCGACTCACTGGACTGGTTCACAGCGAGAACAGCAACTTCTTCTTGTTCGACGACCATTTCGCAGCCCAGGCCTCGACGATCGACGGGGCCGCGGATTTCCTGCAGCCTGGGCAAGGCGTGCTGGCTATCACCACCGAGGTCAGATGGGGCCCCGTTCAGGTGACGGTGGAGGTCCATGACGGTCCGCCGGCCGACACCCCGTCGCCTCAGGATTGGGACAGAGCGGCGGAGACCAGCTATCACACCAACAACGGCTCCCAGCGGATCCTTGACGGCGACTTTGGATCGAACCTGGGCGAGCTCGACGAAATTCTCACTGAGCCAGGACCGGCTACGGTTTTCGTGCGCGCATTCGGCTGGGCGGCCGATGATGCGTCCGGCCACCCCGAGCGGTACCTACTCCAGATCTGGACACGAGAGGCAGAGAACGAACCCTCGCGCGAACAGGCCGACTACGCAGTCGACTACACAGGCCCCGAAGGTGCGAATCGCACCGGCCTCCCACCGCAGCCCGGTAGCACCCTTGGCTCAAGCGAACAGGCCCACTACACAGGCCGCCCCGGGGCATACCTCCATCTGCAGTACGGCCATCCACCCACGTCACCCATCGAGGATCAATGACCGGTCACCGATCGATGACCGGTCGACGATTGTTGAATGAACGAATAATGCAGACGTTGCGTTTAGCCTGATGCAGTGACGCACTGGGAGCTCGTGCGAGTTGATCATCATCAGTTTGCCCTCGGTGAACCCGGTGCCGATACCTTGAACGCGGTAACCGAGGGCACCTTGATCGAGGTCGGCCCCGGCTTCGTCTCGTTCTACACCGGAATCACCTACGGGCCCGCCCGTCTCGCCCTCGACCTGCTCGAACACGCCCCCGACACGGAGGCCACGCAGGAATGGGAGGTGATCGAAGAAGCCACGATCACCACCACCTCGGACATCGTCGTGACCACTCTCGACGGCACCGAAAGCACCACCCTCACCCCAATCCCAGCCGGGCGATACGTGGTACGTGCGCACGCCCGCGGCCGCGACACCCGATACGGCGAAGACGTCTCCGAACCGTGCGAGGACTACCTCGTCCAACTCTGGCCCACCCCCACCGACGATGGCACGGTCCGCACCCTGCACAAGACCGACCGGGCATGGTCACCACAAACCCAGGTCGACGAATCCAGCCTCTCCCGCGACTACGTCTACATCCGCAACGACGCAGGCGATGTCGTCAAAGTGCCACCCAAGGGCCCCGAAGCCAACGCCGTGCGCGCACACTTGAACGCATTCGGCGGCACACCGCTCACTCCCACGCTCGAAGCAGTGTTCTCCAGCCGGTACGTCGCCGGCCTCGACCGCGACCTGATCGACCGCATCGACGCCGCACCCCCGGAGCACCAGCGGGCCTTCGCCCGCTGGTGCGTCCACCGCGCCTGGGAACGCGCCAGAATCGCAGATATCGACTGGCTCCGCGACGTCCTCACCGACATGGACGCCGGAAAGCCCGTCAACGGAGACTTCATCGACAGCTTCGCCGCCCGCAACCGACTCGATCAGGACCCGCGGATCACCCGCAGCATCGTCTCCGGCCTCCCCGCCCACCGAGAACTCGTCCAGCAGTACGAGGCGTTGCGCGCCTACTCACGCAGCATGTACACGGAAGCCGAACCGCTCGAATCGGCCATCGAAGCGTTCTGGCACGCCGCGAAAACCTATGGCATGGACTACCCGGAACTCATCGACGCCGCGCGCCGAGACTTCTTCGACAAGCAATAGCGGCCAGCGGCAACCAGGCGACCGTTCAGGGATGCATCCCCGGGACAGTCAGCCGGGCGTGACGGCGGTGCTATTGACCGGTCAAAGGCCGGTTGAGAAGGTGAAGGATGGCTTCCAAAGAATCGCGACGACCGCCGCTGCATCCATTGGAGACACCCTCATGGAACGTGAAACTCTACGGCGCCGAAGGCGACGTTCTTGGTGCACCTCCTCACTTCGTGGAGGCATGTCACGCCGTGGGTCGTGACACTCGCTGCTACGACGAACTGAGGTGGCTCGGTGAGATGAGCTGGCTTGTAGTCGACGAGACCAAAGTCTACGGAGGCTGGTCAATCGGGCTCAGGACCGAACACGGAGGAAGTCATGGTTTCGGAACCCCGGTCGAGGTGGATCTCGTCACCATCACGGCAAGGATTGCTGAAGCGGCTCAAGACTGGTTCACGGGGTATGAGCACACATTTTGGCCTGTCGTGAGTAGCAGCCCTCTCCGCTTGCTGAAGCCAGAAGTTCGGGACGCGCATGCAGTATGGGTCAGCCCCGGCGATGGAACGGTCATGTGCACCATTGGAGACCTCTGCAACTAACTCTGGGGCCGAGTGTCCCGCAAGCGGAACGCTGAGCGGAGCACCGGATGGTGATCCGTCGTCGGTTAACTGCGCACCCTATAGCGCAGGTGAAGTACCCGGTTGCCGTGAATCACCACGTCAGGATCCTCCAACAGGTGCTGCGCGTGGACCGACCCGAAGTAGCGTTTGCCGGACCCGAATACGACGGGTACGACGTCCATGCGCACCTCGTCGACCAGGCCCGCGGCAAGCACCTGGCCACCGACGTCGCCAGCGGCGACCTCGACGATGCGGTCACCCGCAAGCTCCTGCGCCTTTGCCACGGCTGCCTCGACGCCGTCGACGAAGTGAAACGGCGCCTCGGGGTTCCAACCCTCGGGCTCCGGCCGGTGCGTCACGACGACCACGTGGTCGATCCCGCCGGGAGGCTTCCCGTCCCAGCCGTCCGTCATATCGAAGACGTGGCGGCCGACGAGTGTCGCCCCGATCTGGTCCCAGTACGGCCGGGTGTAGTCGTAGGACGTCTGCGAAACCTTCACCTCGCCGCTCTCGTCCAACGGGACGTCACCGCTGGACAGCCAGTCGAACAGCGGTCCGGGCTGGTCATTCGCGTCCGCGACGAAGCCGTCCACCGACACCGAGCTGTACATGACCACCTTGCCCACGGGGCTCTCCTTTACTTTGGGGTGCACCCAAATTAGCGTGTCGTGAGCTGTCGCTGTTGTACGAAATCAATCGGCCGGCAGCGGCCAGCTGTCCAGCGCGGGACGCCCCGAAAGCCGGCCGTTGACCGGAACCCGCTGAACTGCGCAGTCCCGGTAGCCCCGTCCGGTGACGATCGTCATTGCGGGGCGCTGATCGGGACATCCTTGCGGAAAGCGTGGACACGGGGAGTGTGCGCGTTTCGCCGCAGCACGTGGTAGGGCTGGCTGCCGAGAAGTCATTCCGTTTCCCGCGGCGTCGACTCCTCCTGCTGGTCGAGGACGCTGACGGTGACGCCGTAGGGGAGGAACCGCACCGAACGGTGGGGATCGGTGTTGTGTTTGTGGGCGCGAAGGGCATCGAGTTCGGTGGCATATACCTGCTCGACGCGGGCGACGCCCTCGCCGTCGACGGTGTAGATCGCCCACACGCCGTCGCCCGTTTCCCCGGTCGTCTCCGGCTTCGGCGCGGCGCGCGGCGACCGGGCGAAGTCCGCGAAGACGCCCGTCCACGGGATCTGGGAATCCGCCTGTTCCAGGAACCTGACTATCCGGTCCTTGACGCCCTGCAACTCCTCGCCGGCCTCACGGATCACGCGGTCGAGATCGTCGGGGTCGAACCCGAACGGCCTGTTGTCGCTCATCACTGTCTCCTGACTTC includes these proteins:
- a CDS encoding dihydrofolate reductase family protein translates to MGKVVMYSSVSVDGFVADANDQPGPLFDWLSSGDVPLDESGEVKVSQTSYDYTRPYWDQIGATLVGRHVFDMTDGWDGKPPGGIDHVVVVTHRPEPEGWNPEAPFHFVDGVEAAVAKAQELAGDRIVEVAAGDVGGQVLAAGLVDEVRMDVVPVVFGSGKRYFGSVHAQHLLEDPDVVIHGNRVLHLRYRVRS